AGGGGTACACGGACGTGATGGCCTGCCATCTGGCGGGCATCACCACCGCCATCGCCACCTGCGGCACGGCGTTCGGCACCGACCACATCAAGATCCTGCGCCGTCTGCTGATGGACAACGGCAGCGCGCGGGTGATCTTCACCTTCGACGGTGACGCGGCGGGCCAGAAGGCAGCGCTGCGCGCCTTCGAGGACGACCAGAAGTTCGCCGCTGAGACCTACATCGCCATCGCCCCCGACGGCATGGACCCGTGCGAACTGCGGCTCAACAAGGGCGACGCGGCCGTCCAGGACCTGGTGGAGCCGCGTACCCCGCTCTTCGAGTTCGCGATCCGCCAGATCGTCTCCCGGTACGACCTGGAGACCCCGGCGGGCCGCGCCTCCGCGCTGGACGAGGCCGGCCCCATCGTGGCCCGGATCAAGAACGGCGCCTCGCAGCACGAGGTCGCCGTCCAGCTCGCCGGCATCCTCGGCATCCTGGACACCCAGTTCGTGGTCAAACGCGTGGCGCAGATGGCCCGTTGGGCGCGCGACCGGGGCGGACGCGGACCGGCCGGACCGGCGTCCGAGCGCGGCGGCAGGCCGGGCGGACCGGCGTCCGCGTACGACTCCGCAGGCACCTCCGCCTCCTCCTCCGGCCCCGCGCTCAACCTCCGCAGCCCCGCCCACCGCACCGAGCGCGAGCTCCTGAAGCTCGCCCTCCAGCGCCCGGAGCTGGTCTCCCCGGCCTTCGACGCGTACGGCGTGGACGAGTTCACCGCCCCGCCCTACGCGGCCGTCCGCCGCGCCGTCGAGGACGCGGGCGGCGCCGAGCGGGGCACGGCCTCCGCGCCGGAGTATCTGGCCGGGGTCCGGGAGGCCGCGCCGAACGACGCCGTGCGCGCGCTGGTCACGGAGCTGGCGGTGGAGGTCTTCCACGGCAAGACGATCGACGAGGCGTACGCGGGGGAGCAGCTGGTACGGGTCCGGCTGCGGGCCGTCGACATCCGGATCCACGAGGTGACGGGCACGCTGGCCCGGCTGGGATCGGGCCAGGACCCGGAGCGGCAGCAGGCGGTGCAGAACGAGCTGTGGGTGCTCCAGCAGTACCGCCAGTCCCTGCGCAACAGCGGCGCCGCGGCCCTCTGACGGTGGTCCGCCGGACCGCCGGGCACGGCTCGACCACCTCCGCCGTCCCTTCCGGCCCACCCGCCCCGACTCCCGCCGTTTCAAACATTCTCCGGTAACCGCCCGGTTACGCACGGGACTCAGAAAGTCCACGCACACCCCTCGTGGCGGCCGTGTGTGGTACGCCACACTGGCTGCGGTGCCTGTGTTCTCGGAGCGTGGCCGGCCCACCCACCGTGGGCCTCTCACCCCCCGCGGATCCGCTCATCGTGTACGGGACCGACGGCGGCCCGGCCGCCCACGTCCCGCTGCCGCACACCCCCGATCCGGCAGCGATCACCCTGGAGGCCGCGCCCGTGCAGAGCCAGACCCCGACCCTGACCGAGTCCCTCACGACGTCGCCGGCCGACACCGGCCTGGCGCCGGGGATTCCCTCGCAGAGCCGCGCCGCGCACCACCCCGAGACGGTCCCGGCCGCCGGGCCCGTGCCGGGCGCGTTCCCGGAGATCGTCGTCGAGGACCCGGTGCGTCTCCACGAGATCCCGGACCGCTCCGGTCCGCGCGGCAGGGCCGACAGCGCCGGGCCCTCCTCCGACCTCTTCCGGCAGTATCTGCGCGAGATCGGACGCATCCAACTGCTCACCGCCGTCGAGGAGGTGGAGCTCGCACGCCGCGTCGAGGCGGGCCTGTTCGCCGAGGAGAAGCTGGGCACCACCCCCGACCTGGACTCCCGGCTCGCCCTCGATCTCGACCGGC
Above is a window of Streptomyces sp. NBC_01498 DNA encoding:
- the dnaG gene encoding DNA primase — translated: MAGRINDDDVKVVRDAVPIDSVVSEYLQLRPAGGGNLKGLCPFHDEKSPSFQVSPSKGLFHCFGCQEGGDTIAFVMKIDHLSFSETVERLAARAGITLRYEDGGYNPSHQRGERIRLVEAHQAAAEFYVERLGGEEAGIGRQFLAERGFDQAAAEHFGVGYSPAGWDHLTRYLRGKGFSDKELLLAGLAQDGRRGPIDRFRGRLMWPIRDISGDVVGFGARKLRDDDNGPKYLNTPDTAIYKKSQVLYGVDLAKKDIAKASRAVVVEGYTDVMACHLAGITTAIATCGTAFGTDHIKILRRLLMDNGSARVIFTFDGDAAGQKAALRAFEDDQKFAAETYIAIAPDGMDPCELRLNKGDAAVQDLVEPRTPLFEFAIRQIVSRYDLETPAGRASALDEAGPIVARIKNGASQHEVAVQLAGILGILDTQFVVKRVAQMARWARDRGGRGPAGPASERGGRPGGPASAYDSAGTSASSSGPALNLRSPAHRTERELLKLALQRPELVSPAFDAYGVDEFTAPPYAAVRRAVEDAGGAERGTASAPEYLAGVREAAPNDAVRALVTELAVEVFHGKTIDEAYAGEQLVRVRLRAVDIRIHEVTGTLARLGSGQDPERQQAVQNELWVLQQYRQSLRNSGAAAL